The nucleotide window CTTTCCCACCCAAAAAGAATGTCGGTTTTTCTAGTTGTACTTATATACTTGTTTTATTATAGCTTTAATTCTTGATTATTCACAAGAACTTTTGTCGGCTTTAATACTCTCGCTTTAGTGGGATGGGGTTCGTAAATGGCTAAGCATTGATCATTTTGATTAAAAATCATAATGTACTTGTCTGTAGAAAAGCTTGGTTCCGGCAAAAAACCGCCATTTTTCACCTGTTCTGCTGTTTCTTCATCTACAACCCATTTTGAAAAGGTAGCTAATGCCTCATCGATAGATTGTAACAGGTCTTGCGCCTTACCTTGTTTTACATACTCTTCTACTTGCTCCAATGTTATACACTGCGCTAACGTAAACTTGCCAGATGCAGTACGGACGAGGTCAGACATATGCGCTGGATAACCCAGTTTTTCGCCTATCATAACCGCAAGTGTGCGTACATACGTGCCTTTGCTGCAAGTAACCCGAAAACGAAAAGAAAGAGACGTTCCCTCAAACACGTCACGGTCATCCAATAAATCAAAAGAATGAATAGCAATGGTGCGTACCGGGCGCTCTACTTCAATACCTTGTCTTGCGTATTCATATAATTTTTTCCCATTTACCTTTACCGCTGAAAACATTGGAGGCCTTTGTTCAATTGTTCCTGTCATCTCCTGCAATACCGCCTGGATTTCTGCGCGTGTAATGACACGATCCACATTCCTTTGCTCTACTATTTCTCCAGATGAATCCTCAGTTGTAGTCGACCAACCAAGTGTTACTTCACCCTCGTATGTTTTCACTTCGCTCGTTAAAAACTGCGCAATTTTTGTTGCTCTTCCAATACAAATTGGTAGCACACCTGTCACATCCGGATCAAGTGTACCTGTATGACCAATGCGCTTTTCCTTTAGCAGTTTTCGCAGTTTAAAGACACAATCGTGAGATGTCATTCCTTTTGGTTTGTTTAAAAGTAATACACCTTCCATACCTTCACCTCATGTTCATGATAGAAAAAATGGATAGACAATGTCTATCCATCATTCCTCGTGCTTTTCATCTTTGTTAATTTCATGCAATAACGTTTCAATTCTATGACCGTAATCAATGGACTCATCAAATTCAAACGTAATTTCAGGGGTTTTTCGCAAGCGAATTCGCTGTCCTATTTCTGATCGAATAAAGCCCTTGGCTTTTGCTAAACCCTTTAATGTATTTTGTCTTTGTTCATCATCACCAAGTACGGAAATATATACTTTGGCAAGTTGCAGGTCTCCGCTTACTTGCACATCTGTTACTGTTACAAATCCGACACGGGGATCCTTAATCTTACGACTAATAATCTCACCGAGCTCTTTTTTCATTTGCTCACCCACACGATTTGCACGCAACTTCATACAATCACCTCATTCAGTACCATTCCCACATCGTTACTGTACGCTCTATTTCCGGAAACGAATCAATAAGCGTGAGCGCTCGTTGTACCTCGCGCTCACACACAATCCGTTCTTCTGCCACCGCAACGATGGTTATTTCAGTTCTTTGCCACTCATCTTGATAATTTGTTTCAGCAACAGAGACATTGTACCGCTGCCGAAGCCGCGTTATAATACGTTGCAATACAGCACGCTTATCTTTTAAAGAAGCGGCATCATAAATCATGCATTCACAGATGAGTGCACCAATCACTTGCGCTCTATTTCCTGCATGATATATGCTTCAATAATGTCGCCTTCTTTAATATCGTTAAATTTCTCAACTGTTATACCACACTCATAGTTTTGTGCTACTTCTTTTACGTCGTCTTTAAAACGCTTCAATGTATCCAACTTACCTTCAAACACCACAATGCCATCACGAATTACACGAACACTGCTATCGCGCGTAATTTTACCATCAATAACGTAAGAACCAGCAATTGTACCGACTTTAGAAACCTTAAATACTTGTCGTACTTCCGCTTGACCAATGACTTTTTCCTCAAACTCAGGATCCAGCATACCTTTCATTGCGGATTCAATTTCTTCAATTACGTTATAAATAATGCGGTGTAGTCGGACATCAACATTTTCTGCTTCTGCTGTACGTTTCGCATTTACGTCAGGACGAACATTAAAGCCGATTACAATTGCGTTGGAAGCAGAAGCTAAGATAATATCAGATTCTGTAATAGCGCCAGCGCCTGTATGAATAATTTTCACTTTAACGCCTTCCACTTCAATTTTCTGTAAAGAAGCAGCCAATGCTTCTACAGAACCTTGTACGTCAGCTTTTACAATCAAGTTGATTTCTTTCACATCACCTTGTTGAATTTGTTGGAATAAATCCTCGAGGCTAAGCTTCGCTTTATCACCACGTTGTTCAATAATCATACGTTGCGCTCTCGTTTCACCAACTTGACGCGCGCGTTTTTCATCAGCAAAGATCATAAAGCGATCCCCTGCTTGCGGTACATCATTCAAACCTGTAATCTCAACTGGCGTAGAAGGACCTGCTTCTTTTACACGTCGACCTTGATCATTTACCATAGCACGCACACGACCAAAGGCTGTTCCTACAACGATTGGATCTCCAATTCGCATTGTTCCGTTTTGTACAAGAAGGGTTGCAATCGGTCCTTTTCCTTTATCAAGCTGTGCTTCAATTACCGTACCTAATGCAAGGCGGTTTTCATTTGCTTTATACTCTTCCACTTCACTCACAAGGAGAATCATTTCAAGCAATTGGTCAATCCCCTCACCTGTTAATGCAGAGATTGGTACAAAAATCGTATCTCCACCCCAAGCTTCCGAAACTAGACCATACTCTGTTAACTCCTGCATCACACGGTCAGGATTTGCCGTCGGCTTATCCATTTTATTCACAGCCACAATAATTGGTACTTCAGCTGCTTTTGCATGATTAATTGCTTCTACTGTTTGCGGCATTACACCATCATCCGCTGCCACAACTAAAATTGTAATATCTGTAACCTGTGCACCACGTGCGCGCATTGTTGTAAACGCTGCGTGACCTGGTGTATCTAGGAAAGTAATTTTTTTGTCGTTTACTTCAACTTGATACGCGCCAATGTGCTGTGTGATTCCACCCGCTTCCCCCGCAGTTACCTTAGAATTTCGAATGGAATCCAAAAGCGTTGTTTTACCATGGTCAACGTGACCCATAATTGTTACAACTGGAGGACGCTCAGTTAAATGTTCCTCTGCATCGCCTTCATCAATAAATGTTTCAAAATCTGTTTCATCCATAACAACTTCTTCTTCAACCTCTACACCATACTCCGCGGCAATGAGTTCAATTGTATCTTTATCAAGGCTTTGGTTAATAGTAGCCATAATACCAAGCAAGAACAATTTTTTAATAATCTCAGAAGGCTCTTTGCCAAGTTGTTTTGCTAATTCGCTTACTGTAAGGGAGCCTGAAAAGACAACCTTATCAGTTGTTTCATTTGCAGGACGCGCACTCTTTTTTGCCGCAGCAAAGCGATCTTGACGCGTATCCGTTTTCTTACCTTGATCTTTTTTCTTTTTCTTATTGCTGCTTTTTTTGCTATTGCGACCAGCGTTTTCTTTTTCTTTGTTTGCTTCTTCATCAAATTCTTCTACGATAGAACGCTTCGCTGTACCTGCATTATAATCATTGTTTAACTTTTCAACTACTTCGTCATCTAACATTGTCATATGATTGGAAACCTCTATGTTCATTTCTTTTAGTTTTGTAATAATATCTTTACTGGATACATTTTGTTGTTTTGCGTATTCATGTACTCGAATTTTACTCATACCTTCACCCCCGATAAATTGTATCGAGCATGCTTTGCAGCTTCTTTGCAAAGCCTTCATCCAGTACAGCCACAACCACCCGTTCATCTCTCCCGATTGCATGCCCTAATTGTTGTCGGGTTTCGACTGTTCTGAGCGGGATTTTATAGTAGTTCGCTTTATCCTTGATGCGTTTTGCCGTATTGTTTGATGCATCTTCAGCCAGCAAAACTAGCTTTGCTCTGCCGCCTCTAATCTCCTTTAATACAAGCTCTTCGCCCGATATAATCTTTCGCGCGCGATTTGCCAATCCCAAAAACGTACTCCAATTACTCATGGCTGCTCCACAAGCGCAAGCAATTCCTCATACAAAGAACCATCAATTTTTGCTTTCAACTGATGCTCTAGGATGTTTTTTTTCTGCGCCAGTAAGATTGCTTCTTTATCACGAGATAAATAAGCACCTCTTCCGGATTTTTTCCCCGTTAAATCTATAGACACTTCGCCCTCTTTTGAGCGAACAATGCGGACTAACTCACGTTTTGGCTTCATTTCTTGTGTGGCTACACATTTTCTTAAGGGAACTTTACGATTGTTCACTTCGTATCACTCCTCAAACGCATCTACTTCAAATTGGTATGATTCCTCTAAGATGCCAGCCTTTTTTGCGTCAGACTCGCTTTTAATGTCAATTTTCCAACCTGTCAGCTTAGCTGCCAAACGTGCATTCTGTCCTCTTTTTCCAATTGCCAAAGATAATTGATGATCCGGCACAATAACTGTTGTCGCTTTATCATCTTCATTTACCAATACCTTTACCACTTGTGAAGGACTAAGTGCGTTCGCCACATATTCTACTGGGTCGTTAGACCAACGAACGATATCAATCTTTTCACCTTTTAGTTCGTTGACAATGCTTTGGACACGCTGTCCTTTTGGCCCAACACAAGAACCGACTGGATCCACATCCGGATTCTCTGAGTACACGGAAATTTTGGAGCGGTCTCCAGCTTCACGTGCCACAGAGCGAATTTCTACTGTTCCATCATAAATTTCAGGAACCTCTAGCTCAAACAAGCGTTTTAATAAACCAGGATGTGTGCGAGATACGAAAATTTGTGGACCTTTTGTTGTTTTTTCTACTTTTGTTAAGAATACACGAATGCGATCATGCGGTTTATACTGTTCGTTTGGCATCTGCTCACCAATTGGCAACAATGCTTCCACTTTTCCAAGGCTTACATAAATAAAGCGCGCATCTTGACGCTGTACAATACCGACCATAATATCTTCTTCACGGTCAATAAATTCGGAATAAATGACACCACGTTCAGCTTCACGCACACGTTGTGTTACAACTTGTTTAGCTGTCTGTGCAGCAATACGTCCAAAGTCCTTTGGTGTTACTTCAAGCTCAACAACATCGCCCTCTTGATAATTTGGGTGAATCAAACGTGCTTCTTCTTCTGAAATTTCAAGGCGCGGGTCAAATACGCTTTCAACTACATCTTTTCTTGCAAAAACTTTAATAGACCCAACTTCTGGATTGAAACTTACACGCACATTTTGTGCTTGGTTGAAGTTGCGTTTGTATGCAGAAATCAACGCTGCCTCAATTGCTTCAATAATAATATCCTTGCTGATGCCCTTTTCTTTTTCTAATACGAGCAAAGCATCCAACAGTTCAGTGCTCATTAAGATCCCCCTCTTTTAAAACGTAACTGCAAGTCTAGCGCTTGCAACCTTTTCCATTGGAATTTGAATTTCTTTTTTTCTTGTTTTTATAATCATGGCTAATGTAACGGTTGTACCGTCATAAGAAAGTAGTTTTCCTTCAAACTGCTTTTCTCCGTCAATTGGCGCATATGTCTTGATAGCTATTTGTTTCCCTATCGCCTTTTGAAAATCCTGCTCTTTTTTCAGCGGGCGTTCAGCTCCCGGTGAAGAAACATCAAGGAAATATAAATCCGGAATTGGATCTGCGGCATCGAGCGCCTCGCTTAAGCGTTCGCTGACAGTGGCACATTCCTCTATGTCCACACCTGCTTCTGAGTCAATGAACACGCGCAAAAACCAGTCTTTTCCTTCTTTGACGTATTCTACATCTACAAGTTCTAAGTTTAATTCCGCAATAATCGGTTTTGCCAGCTCTTCCACGATTTCTGTAACTTTGCTCATGAGCTGCCTCCTTCCTAACTGTACGATAACAAAAGCCCCTGCATGAAAGCAGGGTGATTTGCCTTAGTATTACCAAAATCAGCAACACTTATAGTAAATTATGTATAGCAAGCAACAGCTTCCTTATACGAAAAATCAGGCGATAATAACACGAAAGAGCGGGTTTCCCCACTCTTTCCGTAATAATATGCACGTCCTGAATTACCCGTTTATTACTATAGCATACTTGGCTATATTTTGCAAAGCGTTTTGATTTAGAACAGAGAAAGTTGGTTTTGATCCGGTAAAGATTCTAAACAGCCGAGAGTATCTAAATAACTGATAATCGTTTTAGATACTTTTGCTCGTTGCTGCAAGTCTTCTTTAGAAAGAAACTCCCCTTGTTCACGTGCGTTCACAATATTAATGGCCGCGTTCGTTCCCAATCCATCAATTGCATTAAATGGCGGTATTAACGACATACCATCAATAATAAAGTCTGTTGCGCTAGAACGATATAAATCCACCTTACTAAAGGAGAAGCCGCGCTCGCACATTTCAAGTGCCATCTCAAGCACCGTCAACAAACTCTTTTCTTTTGGCGATGCATCCAAGCCCTTTTGTAAAATCTCATCAATATTAGCGCGAATAGCTGCCGATCCCTTTGTCATTGCCTCTACATCAAAATCATCTGCACGAACTGTAAAGTACGCTGCGTAGTACAACAGCGGGAAATGCACTTTAAAATAAGCGATACGCACCGCCATTAATACATACGCAGCTGCGTGCGCCTTCGGAAACATGTACTTAATCTTCTTACAAGAGTCAATGTACCACTCCGGTACATTGTTCTTTCTCATTTCTTCTTCCCACTCCGGTGGCACGCCTTTTCCTTTACGAACCGATTCCATGATTTTAAACGCTAAAGAAGGCTCAAGCCCTTGATAAATTAAGTAGACCATAATGTCGTCACGACATCCAATTACCTCACTTAGTGTACATGTACCACTATAAATAAGCTCATTAGCGTTTCCAAGCCATACATCTGTTCCGTGAGAAAGGCCTGAAATTTGAACAAGCTCTGAGAATGTTGTTGGCTTTGTTTCTTCTAGCATTTGTCTTACGAATTTCGTTCCAAACTCCGGAATACCGAGCGTTCCAGTTTTACAGTTAATTTGTTCTTCTGTGACCCCTAAAGAAGCTGTACCTGAAAAGATTTTCATAACCTCAGGGTCATCGGTTGGAATGGTTTTCGGATCAATGCCGCTTAAATCTTGCAGCATTCGAATTACTGTTGGATCATCGTGTCCAAGAATATCAAGCTTCAGCAAGTTATCATGAATAGAATGGAAATCAAAATGTGTTGTTTTCCACTCTGATGACGTATCGTCTGCTGGAAACTGAATAGGAGTAAAATCAAATACATCCATGTAATCCGGGACTACAATAATACCACCTGGATGCTGACCTGTCGTTCGCTTTACACCGGTGCACCCCATGGCCAAACGCTCCACTTCTGCACCACGCATCGTTAAATTATGATCAGAAGCATATCCCTTTACATAACCAAATGCCGTTTTATCTGCGACAGTACCAATTGTACCTGCGCGATACACATTATCCTCACCAAACAGTACTTTTGTATAGTTGTGTGCACGCGGCTGATATTCTCCGGAGAAATTCAAATCAATATCGGGTACCTTATCTCCTTTAAAACCAAGAAACGTTTCAAATGGAATATCATGTCCGTCTTTTTTATAACGTGTACCGCAGTTCGGGCAGTCTTTATCAGGTAAATCAAATCCAGAACCAACAGAGCCATCATTAAAGAAGTGAGAATGTTTACAGCTTGGACAAATATAGTGCGGTGGCAATGGATTTACCTCGGTAATCTCCATCATAGTTGCGACAAAAGAAGAACCAACAGAACCACGTGATCCAACGAGATAACCATCATCAAGTGATTTCTTTACAAGCTTATGTGAGATTAAATAAATAACTGCAAATCCGTGCCCAATAATACTTTTCAACTCTTTTTCCAGACGCGCTTCTACGATTTCTGGAAGATTATCGCCATATATACTGCGTGCACGCCTGTAACTCATATCACGGGTTTCTTCATCTGCCCCTTCAATGCGCGGTGTATACAGATCGTCCTTAATTGGCTTTACATCACCAATCATGGCCGCTACTTTTTGTGTATTTGTTACAACAATTTCCTTCGCAACATCTTCTCCCAAAAATGCAAATTCATCTAACATTTCATCCGTAGTCCGGAAGTGAACAGAAGGAAGGTTATGTCTGTTAAGTGGATTTGCTCCCCCTTGCGAGCTGATAAGAATCTTACGATAAATGGCATCTTCAGGATCTAAATAATGAACATTTCCGGTTGCTACAACCGGCTTTTCCAGTGTTTTCCCAAGGTTTACAAGGTTGGTTAGTATGGTTTTAAGCTGACCTTCATTTTGCACGAGTTCCAACTCAATCAGATGCTTTAATACAGAAGGCGGCATAACTTCAATATAATCGTAAAATTGGATGAGTTCTTCCGCTTCTTCTGGTCCTTTCTGCATCATTGCTTCAAATACCTCACCTTTGTCACATGCTGTGCCCACAAGAATACCGCTTCTATATTTTTTTAACACTGAGCGAGGAATACGTGGTACGCGGTAATGA belongs to Ectobacillus sp. JY-23 and includes:
- the rbfA gene encoding 30S ribosome-binding factor RbfA, producing MKLRANRVGEQMKKELGEIISRKIKDPRVGFVTVTDVQVSGDLQLAKVYISVLGDDEQRQNTLKGLAKAKGFIRSEIGQRIRLRKTPEITFEFDESIDYGHRIETLLHEINKDEKHEE
- the infB gene encoding translation initiation factor IF-2 — its product is MSKIRVHEYAKQQNVSSKDIITKLKEMNIEVSNHMTMLDDEVVEKLNNDYNAGTAKRSIVEEFDEEANKEKENAGRNSKKSSNKKKKKDQGKKTDTRQDRFAAAKKSARPANETTDKVVFSGSLTVSELAKQLGKEPSEIIKKLFLLGIMATINQSLDKDTIELIAAEYGVEVEEEVVMDETDFETFIDEGDAEEHLTERPPVVTIMGHVDHGKTTLLDSIRNSKVTAGEAGGITQHIGAYQVEVNDKKITFLDTPGHAAFTTMRARGAQVTDITILVVAADDGVMPQTVEAINHAKAAEVPIIVAVNKMDKPTANPDRVMQELTEYGLVSEAWGGDTIFVPISALTGEGIDQLLEMILLVSEVEEYKANENRLALGTVIEAQLDKGKGPIATLLVQNGTMRIGDPIVVGTAFGRVRAMVNDQGRRVKEAGPSTPVEITGLNDVPQAGDRFMIFADEKRARQVGETRAQRMIIEQRGDKAKLSLEDLFQQIQQGDVKEINLIVKADVQGSVEALAASLQKIEVEGVKVKIIHTGAGAITESDIILASASNAIVIGFNVRPDVNAKRTAEAENVDVRLHRIIYNVIEEIESAMKGMLDPEFEEKVIGQAEVRQVFKVSKVGTIAGSYVIDGKITRDSSVRVIRDGIVVFEGKLDTLKRFKDDVKEVAQNYECGITVEKFNDIKEGDIIEAYIMQEIERK
- a CDS encoding PolC-type DNA polymerase III; its protein translation is MTALTKEQQERFMILLQQLGLPEDFVTQYFRDGGIEKLLVDKRTKSWFFRFMLPRVLPANVYELFESQLEKTFSHIANVSFAIQTSTKQFTEQDVQSYWPLCTRKIPFSPMFAYLKDQLPQVNGIKLQLQVNNDLEAATVKKNMAKSIGEQYERFGFPQFTVDTKVVGNDAEIQKFREQTQQEDREKVLQAMEEIAKKEEIVIDDQPLVIGYLIKPDEEITPLRDIREEEKRKTIQGYVFHVETKELRSGRTLLTFKVTDYTDSIMVKMFSRDKEDLPAFQKIKKGMWVKVRGSFQDDTFVRDLIMMANDVNEIKGPVRVDRAPEGEKRVELHLHTPMSQMDAVTPVSKLVAQAKKWGHEAVAITDHAVAQSFPEAYSAGKKNDIKVIYGVEANLVNDGVPIAYNEAHRSLADETYVVFDVETTGLSAVYDTIIELAAVKIHNGEIVDRFERFANPHHPLSATTIELTGITDDMVRDAPDVDVVLREFAEWMGDCTLVAHNASFDMGFLNTGFKKYGMPKSINPVIDTLELARFLLPELKNHRLNTLCKKFDIELVQHHRAIYDAEATGYLLAKMLKEVITKGYTHHDQLNDSMGQGDSYKRGRPSHVTLLATSDEGLKNLYRLVSLSHVQYHYRVPRIPRSVLKKYRSGILVGTACDKGEVFEAMMQKGPEEAEELIQFYDYIEVMPPSVLKHLIELELVQNEGQLKTILTNLVNLGKTLEKPVVATGNVHYLDPEDAIYRKILISSQGGANPLNRHNLPSVHFRTTDEMLDEFAFLGEDVAKEIVVTNTQKVAAMIGDVKPIKDDLYTPRIEGADEETRDMSYRRARSIYGDNLPEIVEARLEKELKSIIGHGFAVIYLISHKLVKKSLDDGYLVGSRGSVGSSFVATMMEITEVNPLPPHYICPSCKHSHFFNDGSVGSGFDLPDKDCPNCGTRYKKDGHDIPFETFLGFKGDKVPDIDLNFSGEYQPRAHNYTKVLFGEDNVYRAGTIGTVADKTAFGYVKGYASDHNLTMRGAEVERLAMGCTGVKRTTGQHPGGIIVVPDYMDVFDFTPIQFPADDTSSEWKTTHFDFHSIHDNLLKLDILGHDDPTVIRMLQDLSGIDPKTIPTDDPEVMKIFSGTASLGVTEEQINCKTGTLGIPEFGTKFVRQMLEETKPTTFSELVQISGLSHGTDVWLGNANELIYSGTCTLSEVIGCRDDIMVYLIYQGLEPSLAFKIMESVRKGKGVPPEWEEEMRKNNVPEWYIDSCKKIKYMFPKAHAAAYVLMAVRIAYFKVHFPLLYYAAYFTVRADDFDVEAMTKGSAAIRANIDEILQKGLDASPKEKSLLTVLEMALEMCERGFSFSKVDLYRSSATDFIIDGMSLIPPFNAIDGLGTNAAINIVNAREQGEFLSKEDLQQRAKVSKTIISYLDTLGCLESLPDQNQLSLF
- the truB gene encoding tRNA pseudouridine(55) synthase TruB, whose amino-acid sequence is MEGVLLLNKPKGMTSHDCVFKLRKLLKEKRIGHTGTLDPDVTGVLPICIGRATKIAQFLTSEVKTYEGEVTLGWSTTTEDSSGEIVEQRNVDRVITRAEIQAVLQEMTGTIEQRPPMFSAVKVNGKKLYEYARQGIEVERPVRTIAIHSFDLLDDRDVFEGTSLSFRFRVTCSKGTYVRTLAVMIGEKLGYPAHMSDLVRTASGKFTLAQCITLEQVEEYVKQGKAQDLLQSIDEALATFSKWVVDEETAEQVKNGGFLPEPSFSTDKYIMIFNQNDQCLAIYEPHPTKARVLKPTKVLVNNQELKL
- a CDS encoding YlxQ family RNA-binding protein; translation: MSNWSTFLGLANRARKIISGEELVLKEIRGGRAKLVLLAEDASNNTAKRIKDKANYYKIPLRTVETRQQLGHAIGRDERVVVAVLDEGFAKKLQSMLDTIYRG
- a CDS encoding DUF503 domain-containing protein, which gives rise to MIGALICECMIYDAASLKDKRAVLQRIITRLRQRYNVSVAETNYQDEWQRTEITIVAVAEERIVCEREVQRALTLIDSFPEIERTVTMWEWY
- the nusA gene encoding transcription termination factor NusA, translated to MSTELLDALLVLEKEKGISKDIIIEAIEAALISAYKRNFNQAQNVRVSFNPEVGSIKVFARKDVVESVFDPRLEISEEEARLIHPNYQEGDVVELEVTPKDFGRIAAQTAKQVVTQRVREAERGVIYSEFIDREEDIMVGIVQRQDARFIYVSLGKVEALLPIGEQMPNEQYKPHDRIRVFLTKVEKTTKGPQIFVSRTHPGLLKRLFELEVPEIYDGTVEIRSVAREAGDRSKISVYSENPDVDPVGSCVGPKGQRVQSIVNELKGEKIDIVRWSNDPVEYVANALSPSQVVKVLVNEDDKATTVIVPDHQLSLAIGKRGQNARLAAKLTGWKIDIKSESDAKKAGILEESYQFEVDAFEE
- a CDS encoding YlxR family protein, with translation MNNRKVPLRKCVATQEMKPKRELVRIVRSKEGEVSIDLTGKKSGRGAYLSRDKEAILLAQKKNILEHQLKAKIDGSLYEELLALVEQP
- the rimP gene encoding ribosome maturation factor RimP, which codes for MSKVTEIVEELAKPIIAELNLELVDVEYVKEGKDWFLRVFIDSEAGVDIEECATVSERLSEALDAADPIPDLYFLDVSSPGAERPLKKEQDFQKAIGKQIAIKTYAPIDGEKQFEGKLLSYDGTTVTLAMIIKTRKKEIQIPMEKVASARLAVTF